The Aphidius gifuensis isolate YNYX2018 linkage group LG2, ASM1490517v1, whole genome shotgun sequence DNA window TGGTTACCAGTTGAtccaagaataataaaaacacaaaatagtaaaaataataaatcagttGTTGTTACTAAAAATAATCGTCGTACACAAATTAAAAGTTTACGACATTTACCATTATTTcattgacgaaaaaaaagaatacttgttaattgtttaattattttaacaattatatatttaattgtattttgttttgtttaattttttttgtaataaataatgttaactTACTGacaaatagtaaaattttaatgatcaataaaatatattttaccaaAAGCAACATGTTTCTTGATGATTACCAGCatgattcaattatttttaaatctgttCATTTGATTCTGTTACTACAATTTGTTCTTCATTATTTCCATCAGCATcttctaatttttcttcatcatcagatTGTTCATCTGGACCAGTCACATcaggaaaatataatttagatTCTTCAATAGCTGTTTCAGGATTTTCACTAACATGATAAGGTCCAATACCAGCAAATGTTAAAAATGCTTCTGATCCAACTTTTTTAACAACACAAACAAAAGTTTCAAatctaaaaagaaaattgtgtacaaaaataaaaaattaaacagccatattatttaataattagaaaataaaatattacccagttttttcttcaatcttttcatcaaattcatcaattgttgTTGCTATTAATTTAGCTTCTGGTGGTTTATCACGTTCAAATATACCAAAATTCAATACTTCTGATTCTTGCATTTCCAATACaacttttaattcattttttcttgtacTATCATACTTGAATACCATTATTGGtgttttttctgttttatccTCGTACTTGtatcgatgaaaaaattgatgattaataaattgacaattaataaaattaaataaatacttacaGGATATGTAGTAtcaagatatttttgaaaaatagttttaaaaaccataattttattcaatggaTTTGATGGTGACCATACAactggaaaaattaaattttccttGCCAAGTGGAATTGATGCTGGCTTATGACGTTCACCAaaacttgatgaaataaattaatcaatcaaattaatcaatgaataatgtattgtaatttatttaaaattaaatactaacCATCCTTCAGGAAGTTGTGTAAATAATGGTGGTAATATTGGCTCACCAAATAACAAACTAAGAAGATATCTTTCAACATCCATCTCTGGACGattttcatttacttttaATCTCATAAACATACATTTTCCTTCAGTAAATAGCTGCATACCTTCTGGTGTTATTTCCCAATCAGACTAGTAAacgaaaacaaaataaatatatactcttttgttttgttaattaatttttttctttacttacGTGTTGAAGCATCGACATGACAAGATCTTCATCCAATCGTTTTCTCAATTCTTGttcaattgtataattatatgGTAATACATTTTCAGTTAAATCCATGTATGGtatacttgattttttatcacGTTTATGTCCTTCTTCATCTTTGAAAACCCATGGATACAACAAAAGACAAGtttcatttatcaatgaattttctaaatgttttatttcaGCTTCATATTGGGATTTTAATTCAGCCtctgttatttatatattaaaaaattttcataatatatttattcaattacctatttatatttcttttttttaacatgaaaaatattgcaaaCCTTTTTGAGCTCTTTTTGCTTGTTCTTTTGCTAAACGCTCTTcttccattatttttaatcttttttgttCCTCTGGACTTCTCTCATTAACTGGTATACAAAatcttaaatataaaaaacatatttcaatttgtgtatttaatatttattagttttttttttttaataaaaaccaaCTCATGAGTTTcgttattttgaattttttgtaattcgtCAGTTAACATTTTTTGTAGTTCTGGGCAATATGCACCAAACATTAAATTGACCATCATaccattctaaaaaaataaaaattattattcaattgaaattagataaattttattgataaatttacatgaataAACATCCAAGTTGGTTCACTTTTGCCTCGAAAACGTTCAAGATCAGTTATATTATCACATTTTgcctgaaaaaaatttttaaaaattaataaccatACAATGTTAActagattaattaattattaattaattttttatcttttaattatatttaccgtAGCATAACTCAGTAAATCACCTCCAATTtccattttgatttttttaagaatactTACCATTCCGCTGCAAGGTCCACTCCAGTCCgaataaatatcaacaacttaaaataattattaattagtttgttaattcatttattggaCAATAATTTATCTCACCTACTAGACCTTTTCTTTCTAATATTTTAGCCCATTCATCGTCATTTGTAACTTCAGTTTGAAGAGCAGCTGGtgcattttttttagccaTTTTTCTGGTCCTTGTAAGACCTCCCTGAAATCGAAATTATCAAAgttaattttactttaatgTAATTTCGAATTACTTATTAATTACCCTTTTTCGATTcaacatttttcaattgatatattaaagaaatttttaaattaaaacgagCTAACATCTGTACTGTATCAAGTGAACAAATAAACTGACAaatatcagcaaaaaaaaattattattatattgttttaaaaatttattattttgttgagcATTTAGCGTGTATCAGAATTTCGTGGCGACGATATCGAGCAAGGCACGCGACGttatattgatgaatattagtagataaaagaaattattttatttatcttaatttataattctcgatattaaaaaaatcgaaaaaaagacaataataattttttatcttgttcttttctttttacaaaaaaaaaaataaatttgtaaataaattaaaattatttaatttataagaaaataatatttttttttactatctttaAATTgacctaaaaaaaattataaatctttttttttttttgtaaatttaattatccagttgaaaagaaaaagaagaaattttttaaaagtttattgtcACGaaccttttattattttttttctttttattgttgtaatttttataaatttactttttatttaatatttaattgccaattaaaaaatcgaaacataatataaaacctgaaataagaataaagaataattatttatttggatatttaatttgttaaaaatatatgatgatcaatattttttagttatatgTACATTTTAGCTGCACGACATCCTCATTCGTGACaccaaaatgataataatgatggaacatgtaatttattataaactgaATAAGCGAATGAACCAtagcaacaaataaatttttctttagctaTTCGTGATTAACATTTACAAATCATCAGACAACCAAATcagtcatatatttatttgcttcAGACACCATCAAGTttccaactaaaaaaaaaccaacaacaacatactaattattaacaatatatattttttctaatttatacatattgcAATTAgctgatttatttgtttaaataattttatttctattaccttgtactgatatttttttcacaccaAAACTGTTGATGACCAAACGAAACATTTCAACGTTGCCTGGGATACagattttattatcaagacatcagagaaattttttaaatccataaaatcattttttagtttaaaaaaaaattaaataagcttaaaattttgcaaacattttgtaaataataaattaaccttaactgtaaatttaaaatgaaaaaaaaaaaaagaaaatgaaaaacaaattgtttttaatgattaggaataaaaatattattataattattataccatgtgtattaaacaataaacaaaaaaaaaaaagaagacaaATTATTGCATGAAAGAAAAacgaaacaatttttttgttaaataattaaaatttattatgaaaaattgataataaattgatgataattaaatattatgatgtggtggaggtggtggtatATGCATACCACCAGCAAGAATTGATGGAGGTGGTGGTACTGGATTAAACATTGGTGgtcttggtggtggtggtactcCCATCATTTGATTACCATGTCCAGGTCTTATAAGTGGtactggtggtggtggtacttTTCCAATTGatggtttttcatttttaaatgcaaattgTAAGAAAAATTGTTTAGTATCTCTATTCCAATATGTCCAAAATTTACCTTCAGCTTTTTCAACTTCTCTACTTGGTACTTTAAATGCAATTGTTTCATATGGCTCAGcagcaaataataaatattgccaTTTACGATCTGGTGGTTCAACTCTTTGTTCATATGCTGACATAAAACGATGACGTGGTACAGCACTATCAGCAACTTCTGGATAatcaacttgaaataataaactttgttGTCCACTTTCTGGATCTCTTTGTTTTGTAACACGATAACCAGGTCTaccaattttaacaaatttttttggttcaaCTCTAGGTTTTTCTGGTGCAAGTGTTTGTGGTGCTTCTTTAGCTTCTTTAGCAGCTCTTCTTGCTAAATTTGCTTGATGTTTTTTACCCTGTGTATGAGCTAAATAACTACCTTCATTATTATGAAGTGTTAAACAAAGTTTACACTCATATGAACCAAgatgatttttcataaaatatggATCCTTGTTAAGATCAATTGTTTCAAGGGCCAATTGACGAAGACGCTCACGACGATCTCTGTTACTTTCTGACCAAGATGCTACACCACCACCTCCAGTTTTACCACCAGCACGATTTTGGAaatccattttattttattctacaaaaaaataatattcaataacaattataattactatAGGTACAAAATATACTTCACTATTTAGAGGTtagattataaatatcaaaccttgtttttttaatattttggagTATAATTATTCtgcttattaaattatatttttatttttagatatttactccgaaatttaattttaattttcatttacactTGTACAATTTTGTTAATAGTTgaatagtaatttatttagtaaataaaTGTTGACATTTTTGCTGTTGTTTTTTTCCCTCTCCCACACAAACACACTGCACACAATGTGTAAACAAAATGCCGGATTTTTTAAAGGTAAAAACGAGAGCTATTGTaccgataataataaaaaatttgcacctcaataattaataataataataataattaatatttaataataagaaaaagaggttttataaaaataattatttttataatttcgctgatgaaattttacaatttcgATACAAGTTTAAGACAATATTTTCGATAATGACGGCATTGATTGAAAACAGCTCATGCTAGAGAAATAATAACAAGGAAAACTATCACTGCATTTGATTTTCTATGTGAACTGATGTGAACAGTACAAGCAATGTGcacaaatttacaatttaaaaactgTACATCAACTTCCTGAGATTTGTCCTAAcaatatcttaaaaaaaatttacatttaaaacatCTTTTTTTGCTAAACTCGTAGCTATTTAGAACTTCAATAAACTTTAACaaagtttctttttatttattcattttttatttaaataaccaatttaaattttagttagattaaaaagttgaaaattataaattaattatttagaaaatatctaTGAATTGGGGTTAGCATTTGGTCCACGTCTGCGTCCGAATGTTGGAAC harbors:
- the LOC122849576 gene encoding uncharacterized protein LOC122849576, with protein sequence MLNRKRGGLTRTRKMAKKNAPAALQTEVTNDDEWAKILERKGLVVVDIYSDWSGPCSGMVSILKKIKMEIGGDLLSYATAKCDNITDLERFRGKSEPTWMFIHNGMMVNLMFGAYCPELQKMLTDELQKIQNNETHEFCIPVNERSPEEQKRLKIMEEERLAKEQAKRAQKEAELKSQYEAEIKHLENSLINETCLLLYPWVFKDEEGHKRDKKSSIPYMDLTENVLPYNYTIEQELRKRLDEDLVMSMLQHSDWEITPEGMQLFTEGKCMFMRLKVNENRPEMDVERYLLSLLFGEPILPPLFTQLPEGCFGERHKPASIPLGKENLIFPVVWSPSNPLNKIMVFKTIFQKYLDTTYPYEDKTEKTPIMVFKYDSTRKNELKVVLEMQESEVLNFGIFERDKPPEAKLIATTIDEFDEKIEEKTGFETFVCVVKKVGSEAFLTFAGIGPYHVSENPETAIEESKLYFPDVTGPDEQSDDEEKLEDADGNNEEQIVVTESNEQI
- the LOC122849592 gene encoding splicing factor 3A subunit 2, with protein sequence MDFQNRAGGKTGGGGVASWSESNRDRRERLRQLALETIDLNKDPYFMKNHLGSYECKLCLTLHNNEGSYLAHTQGKKHQANLARRAAKEAKEAPQTLAPEKPRVEPKKFVKIGRPGYRVTKQRDPESGQQSLLFQVDYPEVADSAVPRHRFMSAYEQRVEPPDRKWQYLLFAAEPYETIAFKVPSREVEKAEGKFWTYWNRDTKQFFLQFAFKNEKPSIGKVPPPPVPLIRPGHGNQMMGVPPPPRPPMFNPVPPPPSILAGGMHIPPPPPHHNI